The Lagopus muta isolate bLagMut1 chromosome 8, bLagMut1 primary, whole genome shotgun sequence genome contains a region encoding:
- the LOC125696677 gene encoding angio-associated migratory cell protein, whose protein sequence is MEPAEGPGALDFHGDEEIIEVVELGPPGPDDLAAEMEDVDFEDEGAEEPDGEAWETEDDEGLEDGMEAQDDSEVTFSMHSASVFCVSLDPKTNTLAVTGGEDDKAFVWRLSDGELLFECTGHKDSVTCAGFSHDSVFVATGDMSGLIKVWRVDTKEEVWSFEVGDLEWMEWHPQAHVLLAGTADGNSWMWKIPSGDCKTFQGPACPATCGKILPDGKRAVVGYEDGTMRIWDLKQGTSLHVLKGQDGHQDPLTCVASNQDGSLILTGSVDCHAKLVNSATGKVVCVFKMESVAPKATASEGEEAESNSVESLGFCNVMPLAAVGYLDGTLAIYDLSTQSLRHKCQHESGIVQLLWEENSAVVYTCSLDGAVRLWDARSGKMISEYRGHSAEILDFTVNKDASIVVTTSGDHQAKVFCVQRPDR, encoded by the exons ATGGAGCCCGCGGAAGGGCCTGGCGCATTGGACTTCCATGGCGACGAGGAGATCATCGAGGTGGTGGAGCTGGGCCCGCCCGGGCCGG ATGACCTGGCCGCAGAGATGGAGGACGTGGACTTCGAGGACGAGGGAGCAGAAGAGCCCGACGGTGAGGCCTGGGAGACGGAGGACGATGAGGGGTTGGAGGACGGCATGGAAGCACAGGATGACAGTGAGGTCACGTTCTCGATGCACTCAG CCTCAGTGTTCTGTGTGAGCCTCGACCCAAAGACCAACACACTGGCGGTGACGGGTGGGGAAGATGATAAAGCTTTCGTGTGGCGCCTGAGTGATGGAGAGCTCCTGTTTGAGTGCACAG GACACAAGGACTCAGTCACCTGTGCCGGCTTCAGTCATGACTCTGTGTTTGTGGCCACGGGTGACATGTCTGGCCTTATCAAAGTGTGGCGGGTGGACACCAAGGAAGAAGTGTGGTCCTTTGAAGTGGGGGACCTGGAG TGGATGGAGTGGCACCCTCAGGCCCATGTCCTTCTGGCAGGCACGGCTGATGGCAATTCCTGGATGTGGAAGATCCCCAGTGGAGACTGCAAAACCTTCCAGGGCCCTGCATGCCCTGCCACGTGTGGCAAGATCTTGCCTGAcg GGAAACGAGCTGTAGTGGGATATGAGGATGGGACCATGCGCATCTGGGATCTGAAGCAGGGAACCTCACTGCACGTCCTGAAAG GCCAGGATGGCCACCAGGACCCCTTGACATGTGTGGCCAGTAACCAGGATGGCAGTTTGATCCTGACAGGCTCAGTGGACTGCCACGCCAAGCTGGTCAATTCTGCCACGGGCAAG GTGGTGTGCGTGTTCAAGATGGAGAGCGTGGCTCCCAAGGCCACTGCAAGTGAAGGCGAGGAGGCAGAGTCCAATTCAGTGGAATCGCTGGGCTTCTGTAATGT GATGCCGCTGGCTGCAGTGGGCTACTTGGATGGTACACTGGCTATCTACGATCTCTCCACACAGAGCTTGAGGCATAAATGCCAACACGAG TCAGGAATTGTGCAGTTGCTGTGGGAGGAGAACTCTGCTGTGGTGTACACCTGcagcctggatggggctgtgcgGCTCTGGGATGCCCGCTCAGGGAAGATGATCAGCGAGTACCGAGGGCACTCTGCTGAAATCCTCGACTTCACTGTCAACAA GGATGCCTCCATTGTGGTGACGACCTCCGGCGACCACCAAGCCAAAGTTTTCTGCGTGCAGCGCCCTGATCGCTAG
- the ARPC2 gene encoding actin-related protein 2/3 complex subunit 2, producing the protein MILLEVNNRIIEETLTLKFEGAAAGNKPEAVEVTFADFDGVLYHISNPNGDKTKVMVSISLKFYKELQEHGADEVLKKVYGNYLVNPESGYNVSLLYDLENLPADKDAIVHQAGMLKRNCFASVFEKYFKFQEEGKEGEKRAVIHYRDDETMYVEAKKDRVTVVFSTVFKDDDDVVIGKVFMQEFKEGRRASHTAPQVLFSHREPPLELKDTDAAIGDNIGYITFVLFPRHTNAAARDNTINLIHTFRDYLHYHIKCSKAYIHTRMRAKTSDFLKVLNRARPDAEKKEMKTITGKTFTTR; encoded by the exons ATGATCCTGCTCGAGGTGAACAACCGCATCATCGAGGAGACCCTCACGCTGAAGTTCGAGGGCGCGGCCGCCGG aaataaaCCAGAGGCAGTAGAAGTAACATTTGCAG ATTTTGATGGAGTTCTTTACCATATTTCAAATCCCAATGGAGATAAGACAAAAGTGATGGTCAGTATTTCTCTGAAATTCTACAAAGAACTTCAAGAACATGGTGCTGATGAG GTGTTGAAGAAAGTCTATGGAAATTACTTGGTAAATCCTGAATCAG GTTACAATGTCTCTTTGCTTTACGACCTGGAGAACCTTCCCGCAGACAAAGATGCTATTGTGCACCAAGCCGGCATGTTGAAGCGCAACTGCTTTGCTTCGGTCTTTGAGAAGTATTTCAAATTCCAGGAAGAGGgcaaagaaggagagaaaagagctgtCATCCACTACAGAGATGATGAGACGAT GTATGTTGAGGCAAAGAAGGACCGCGTCACGGTTGTGTTCAGCACGGTATTTAAGGATGATGATGACGTGGTGATTGGGAAGGTGTTCATGCAG gaGTTCAAGGAGGGTCGCCGGGCCAGTCACACAGCCCCACAGGTGCTCTTCAGCCACAGGGAGCCACCCTTGGAGCTGAAAGATACAGACGCAGCCATCGGCGACAATATTGGCTACATCACCTTTG tgctgTTCCCCCGTCACACCAATGCTGCTGCCAGAGACAACACCATAAACCTGATCCACACATTCCGAGACTACCTGCACTATCACATCAAGTGCTCGAAG GCCTATATTCACACACGTATGAGGGCAAAAACATCAGATTTCCTCAAGGTGCTGAACCGTGCCCGTCCAGAcgcagagaagaaagaaatgaaaacaatcaC GGGGAAGACATTCACAACCCGTTAA
- the CXCR1 gene encoding C-X-C chemokine receptor type 1, which yields MGTFYADELFDILYNYTSDYGNYSLALPDIDGSSSPCRNEGSVANKYLVAFIYCLVFLLSMVGNGLVVLVVTSSHMNRSVTDIYLLNLAVADLLFALSLPLWAAYWAHEWVFGTVMCKAISVLQESNFYSGILLLACISVDRYLAIVYATRAVTEKRHWVKFVCVGIWVFSVLLSLPVLLFREAFVSDRNGTVCYERIGNENTTKWRVVLRVLPQTFGFALPLLVMLFCYGVTVHTLLQTKNVQKQRAMKVILAVVLVFLVCWLPYNITLVSDTLMRMHAITETCERRKHIDTALSITQVLGFAHSCINPIIYAFIGQKFRNSFLKILAQRGFISKDAVARYGRTSYTSTSGNTSTTL from the coding sequence ATGGGGACATTTTATGCTGACGAACTCTTCGACATCTTATACAACTACACTTCTGACTACGGCAACTACAGCCTCGCTTTGCCTGACATCGATGGCTCCTCTTCCCCATGCCGTAATGAAGGCTCCGTAGCCAACAAATACTTGGTAGCCTTCATCTACTGCTTGGTCTTCCTCCTCAGCATGGTGGGCAATgggctggtggtgctggtggtcACCTCCAGCCACATGAATCGCTCCGTCACCGACATCTACCTGCTCAACCTGGCTGTGGCCGACCTGCTCTTTGCTCTCAGCCTGCCGCTCTGGGCCGCCTACTGGGCCCATGAGTGGGTTTTTGGCACCGTCATGTGCAAAGCCATCTCGGTGCTGCAGGAATCCAACTTCTACAGCGGCATCCTGCTGTTGGCTTGCATCAGCGTGGACCGCTACTTGGCCATCGTCTACGCCACCCGTGCTGTCACTGAGAAGAGGCACTGGGTGAAGTTTGTCTGTGTGGGCATCTGGGTGTTTTCggtgctgctctccctgcccgTGCTGCTGTTCCGCGAGGCGTTTGTCTCAGACCGCAATGGCACGGTTTGCTACGAGCGCATTGGCAATGAGAATACCACCAAGTGGAGGGTGGTGCTGCGGGTGCTGCCGCAGACCTTCGGCTTCGCCCTGCCCCTCCTGGTCATGCTCTTCTGCTATGGTGTCACCGTGCACACCCTCCTGCAGACCAAGAACGTCCAGAAGCAGCGTGCCATGAAGGTCATCCTAGCTGTGGTGCTGGTCTTCCTTGTCTGCTGGCTGCCCTATAACATCACGCTGGTGAGCGACACTCTCATGAGGATGCATGCCATCACCGAGACCTGTGAGAGGAGGAAACACATCGACACAGCCCTCTCCATCACGCAGGTCCTTGGTTTTGCCCACAGTTGCATTAACCCCATCATCTATGCCTTCATTGGGCAGAAGTTTCGCAATAGCTTCCTCAAGATTCTGGCACAGCGCGGCTTCATCAGCAAGGATGCTGTGGCACGCTACGGCCGCACCTCCTACACTTCCACCTCTGGCAACACCTCCACCACCCTCTGA
- the TMBIM1 gene encoding protein lifeguard 3 has product MAMPTMPMRFGDNYGGDGMGGSSPIQSADWDDRKVRHTFIRKVYAIISVQLLVTVGIIAMFTFVSPVRSFVQRNAAIYYSSYAVFLVTYLVLVCCQGPRRRFPWNIILLSIFTLAMGFMTGTIASTYRTNAVLIAMLITAIVAIIVTIFCFQTKVDFTSCPGLFCVLGIVVMVTGIVTVIVLSFKYVPWLHMLYAAIGAIAFTLFLAYDTQLVLGNRKNTLSPEEYIYGALTIYTDIVYIFTFLLQIVGRD; this is encoded by the exons ATGGCTATGCCCACCATGCCCATGCGCTTTG GTGATAACTATGGAGGTGACGGTATGGGAGGCAGCTCCCCCATCCAGTCGGCTGACTGGGATGACAGAAAAGTACGGCACACCTTTATCCGCAAG GTCTATGCCATCATCTCCGTGCAGCTGCTGGTGACGGTGGGGATCATCGCGATGTTCACCTTTGT CTCACCTGTCCGCTCCTTTGTCCAGAGGAATGCTGCCATCTACTACTCCTCATA tgctgtcttCCTGGTGACCTACCTGGTGCTGGTCTGCTGCCAGGGCCCCCG GAGACGCTTCCCGTGGAACATCATTCTGCTGAGCATCTTT ACCTTGGCCATGGGCTTCATGACAGGGACGATTGCCAG CACGTACCGGACTAATGCTGTCCTCATCGCCATGCTCATCACCGCCATTGTGGCCATCATTGTCACCATTTTCTGCTTCCAGACCAAG GTTGACTTTACGTCGTGTCCGGGGCTCTTCTGTGTGTTGGGCATCGTGGTCATGGTGACAGGGATCGTCACAGTCATCGTTCTCTCCTTCAAATAT GTGCCCTGGCTCCACATGCTGTATGCAGCCATCGGGGCTATTGCTTTCACCCTG TTCCTGGCCTATGACACGCAGCTGGTGCTGGGCAACAGGAAGAACACGCTGAGCCCTGAGGAGTACATCTATGGAGCCCTCACCATCTACACTGACATTGTCTACATCTTCACTTTCCTCCTGCAGATTGTGGGCCGAGATTGA